The following coding sequences are from one Leptolyngbya sp. NIES-3755 window:
- a CDS encoding cytochrome c6 (similar to AA sequence:cyanobase_aa:LBDG_06790), whose protein sequence is MNLNWQQSSFRCAIALFGCAIAIFVSILPAYAEPPNGEQLFNSNCSACHIGGNNVIISHKTLRKEALEKYEMDSIEAIRHQVINGKNAMPAFGSRLSEEEIGAIATYVLGQAEMDWSTKVELSESQEISESKS, encoded by the coding sequence ATGAATTTGAATTGGCAACAATCTTCGTTTCGATGTGCGATCGCGCTCTTTGGATGTGCGATCGCAATTTTTGTGTCAATTCTTCCGGCTTATGCAGAACCTCCAAACGGAGAACAATTATTTAACTCAAATTGCTCTGCTTGTCACATTGGCGGAAACAACGTGATTATTTCTCATAAGACGCTGAGAAAAGAAGCGCTAGAGAAATATGAAATGGATTCGATCGAGGCGATTCGGCATCAGGTGATTAATGGTAAAAATGCGATGCCTGCATTTGGCAGTCGATTGAGCGAAGAAGAGATTGGTGCGATCGCGACTTATGTTTTAGGACAGGCTGAGATGGATTGGTCTACCAAAGTAGAACTAAGCGAATCACAAGAGATCTCAGAAAGCAAGTCGTGA
- a CDS encoding acetoacetate decarboxylase (similar to AA sequence:cyanobase_aa:LBDG_52850), with protein sequence MNHPPAPWTLKGYGYLSLHLIDFSDAAKAIPKDLEIVQVLPGKTIGGLFLGKYEAGSTLTYGELIAVPGLVRYGGRIGGWVSHIYVDDESSIAGGREIWGLPKENAQFLWQSEGGAIVKQGDQTLCSFTQSWQLSLLKLSGQFDTYTKLADELMRFESSASANPSVIGSRLDVPRSSPFATLFDSQPWMAIKGESLEITIAAPYSIGAKVPMTV encoded by the coding sequence ATGAATCACCCACCCGCACCTTGGACTTTGAAGGGATACGGTTATTTATCGCTGCATCTGATCGATTTTTCTGATGCTGCCAAAGCGATCCCCAAAGACCTTGAGATTGTTCAAGTTCTGCCTGGAAAAACGATCGGAGGTTTGTTTCTCGGTAAGTACGAAGCGGGTTCAACGCTAACTTATGGCGAATTGATTGCAGTTCCAGGTCTAGTCCGCTACGGTGGCAGGATCGGAGGCTGGGTTTCTCACATTTATGTGGATGACGAAAGCTCGATCGCGGGAGGTCGAGAGATTTGGGGACTGCCAAAGGAAAATGCTCAATTTCTCTGGCAATCGGAAGGAGGCGCGATCGTCAAGCAAGGCGATCAAACGCTTTGCAGTTTTACTCAGTCTTGGCAGTTAAGTCTCTTAAAACTCAGCGGACAGTTTGATACCTACACCAAACTGGCAGACGAATTAATGCGTTTTGAAAGCTCAGCAAGCGCGAATCCTTCTGTGATTGGTTCTCGGCTTGATGTTCCCCGCTCTAGTCCATTTGCGACACTGTTCGATTCTCAGCCCTGGATGGCAATCAAAGGCGAATCCCTCGAAATCACGATCGCGGCTCCGTATTCGATCGGTGCAAAAGTTCCGATGACGGTTTAG
- a CDS encoding TPR repeat protein (similar to AA sequence:cyanobase_aa:LBDG_52870), whose protein sequence is MSHAQDVEVTFLFQKGLYLNKTKAYEAAIASYEAALNLKPDYPDAWYNRGNSLYHLGRYEQAIESYSQAIEYQPGFPEAWNNRGNALDELGRYEEAVKSYDHAIRYRADYHWAWYNRGISLRNLERYEDAVNSYDRAIEFKPDYYWAWYSRGLALRKLGQLERVVASYDRALELKPDFEESWTNRGNALYHMGNIDAAIASYDRALALRPDAATIWYNKACCYALQGKAELAYEHLQRAIELSPEEYREIAQSNSDFAALRRDNRFLSLLSVRPPRET, encoded by the coding sequence ATGAGCCACGCTCAAGATGTTGAAGTAACCTTTCTATTCCAGAAAGGGTTATATCTCAATAAGACGAAAGCCTACGAAGCAGCGATCGCTAGTTACGAGGCTGCCTTAAATCTCAAACCGGACTATCCCGACGCTTGGTATAACCGAGGCAACTCGCTCTACCATCTGGGACGATACGAACAAGCGATTGAAAGTTACTCTCAAGCGATTGAATATCAACCAGGGTTCCCCGAAGCTTGGAACAATCGCGGTAATGCACTCGATGAACTCGGTCGATACGAAGAAGCGGTCAAAAGCTATGACCATGCCATTCGATATCGTGCAGATTACCACTGGGCTTGGTACAACCGAGGCATTTCGCTTCGGAACTTAGAACGGTACGAAGATGCAGTCAACAGCTACGATCGCGCAATTGAATTCAAACCCGATTATTACTGGGCTTGGTACAGTCGCGGACTAGCGTTGCGAAAACTCGGACAATTAGAACGAGTGGTTGCAAGTTACGATCGCGCTCTCGAACTGAAGCCAGACTTTGAAGAGTCTTGGACAAATCGAGGCAATGCGCTCTATCACATGGGCAACATTGATGCCGCGATCGCAAGCTACGATCGTGCTCTGGCACTCCGACCAGATGCTGCAACCATTTGGTACAACAAAGCTTGTTGTTATGCCCTTCAAGGCAAAGCTGAGCTTGCTTACGAACACTTGCAACGAGCGATCGAGTTGAGTCCCGAAGAATATCGTGAAATCGCCCAGAGCAATTCAGATTTTGCTGCCCTGCGACGAGACAATCGATTTCTGTCACTTCTGAGTGTTCGCCCACCTCGCGAAACCTAA
- a CDS encoding hypothetical protein (similar to AA sequence:cyanobase_aa:LBDG_06740), with protein sequence MNTSVAELFGSSLHHAIADDALKDEDNAAWVMELEPEVRQAWIERIHWIRLADRLAESELMNGQSGQFQEFHAAWQWLRSTGKVQPAGNHRALFESMHDRWFVQSDPIGQLSQKAWGHYLLALDRYNQRDLVLETIEDFETMLRELASSFFQVLPFLSTQTWHLAGTFGVVDQFYNILRDLHEDAAQGICYLPNELLDRFGVTRTEILELRAYENPGYEAMMNFWIYEYLPKLYRRAYPFILSPDLHPSWQILRDWSLNRYRRIERVMRHCDYDYVRFPQVYWREVQRDLVLLLPSRWGTATTPNAFQKTIPFPNRRCKLRSFVAITSQCG encoded by the coding sequence ATGAATACGTCTGTTGCTGAGTTGTTTGGGTCGTCCCTTCATCACGCAATCGCGGATGATGCCCTAAAGGACGAGGATAATGCTGCTTGGGTTATGGAGCTTGAGCCAGAGGTTCGACAAGCTTGGATCGAACGCATTCATTGGATTCGCTTAGCAGATCGATTGGCAGAAAGCGAACTCATGAATGGACAGTCGGGACAGTTTCAGGAGTTTCACGCTGCGTGGCAATGGTTACGATCGACTGGAAAGGTTCAGCCCGCAGGGAACCATCGCGCTTTATTTGAATCCATGCACGATCGTTGGTTTGTTCAGTCTGATCCCATCGGTCAGCTTTCTCAAAAAGCTTGGGGGCACTATCTTTTAGCTCTCGATCGATATAACCAAAGAGACTTGGTTCTCGAAACGATCGAGGACTTTGAAACAATGTTGCGCGAACTTGCCTCGTCATTCTTCCAGGTGTTGCCGTTTTTGTCAACCCAAACTTGGCATTTAGCGGGAACGTTTGGAGTGGTCGATCAGTTTTACAACATTTTGCGAGATTTGCACGAAGATGCAGCGCAAGGGATTTGTTATTTGCCGAATGAATTGCTCGATCGATTTGGAGTCACACGGACAGAGATTTTAGAACTCAGAGCGTATGAAAATCCAGGTTATGAAGCAATGATGAACTTCTGGATTTACGAATACTTGCCGAAACTCTATCGTCGTGCTTATCCATTCATTCTGTCGCCTGATCTCCATCCGTCGTGGCAGATTTTGCGAGATTGGTCACTCAATCGCTATCGCCGAATTGAACGAGTGATGCGGCACTGTGACTATGATTATGTGCGATTTCCTCAAGTCTACTGGCGGGAAGTTCAACGCGATTTAGTGTTGTTGTTGCCGTCGCGATGGGGAACTGCGACCACTCCAAACGCATTTCAGAAAACCATTCCGTTTCCGAATCGACGTTGCAAGCTGAGAAGTTTTGTAGCGATCACGTCTCAGTGCGGTTGA
- a CDS encoding hypothetical protein ORF306 (similar to AA sequence:cyanobase_aa:LBDG_53580): MSVFTSLIGQSQAVELLDRAIAVDRLAPAYLFVGTPGIGKRLAAECFLESLLSSSRSRILNRNHPDLLWVEPTYLHQGKRFTAIEAEAAGVKRKTPPMIRLEQIREVSQFLSRPPLESARSTIVIEQAETMPEAAANALLKTLEEPGRATIILLATSVESVLPTIVSRCQRIPFARLDADSMAQVLKEVGHAEILSKPQLLALAQGSPGAAIAHQQTLESIPPEVLDSVMQPPKSLRQALTVGRTIAKSIDGETQLWLIDYLQQVYWTKSQNARSLRLLEKAKEQLLAYVQPQLVWEVMWMEFCAQPH; the protein is encoded by the coding sequence ATGTCTGTCTTTACTTCTCTAATCGGTCAGTCTCAAGCCGTCGAATTACTCGATCGAGCGATCGCGGTCGATCGTCTTGCTCCCGCTTATCTATTTGTCGGAACTCCGGGGATCGGTAAACGGTTAGCGGCAGAGTGCTTTCTCGAATCGCTCTTATCGTCTTCCCGTTCCCGCATTCTGAATCGCAATCATCCCGATTTACTTTGGGTAGAGCCGACTTATCTACATCAAGGCAAGCGATTCACCGCGATCGAGGCTGAAGCGGCTGGAGTCAAGCGCAAAACGCCACCGATGATTCGATTAGAGCAAATTCGTGAAGTCAGTCAGTTTCTCAGCCGTCCGCCATTAGAATCAGCACGATCGACGATTGTGATCGAACAAGCCGAAACGATGCCAGAAGCTGCCGCAAATGCACTACTCAAAACGCTGGAAGAACCTGGACGAGCCACAATTATTCTCTTAGCCACAAGTGTGGAATCGGTTTTACCCACGATCGTTTCTCGATGTCAGAGAATTCCATTTGCCCGACTTGACGCGGATTCAATGGCGCAAGTTCTAAAAGAAGTTGGACACGCAGAAATTTTATCGAAACCGCAATTATTAGCTCTGGCACAAGGCAGTCCTGGAGCCGCGATCGCACATCAACAGACCCTTGAATCGATCCCACCTGAAGTTCTCGATTCAGTCATGCAGCCACCCAAATCCCTTCGACAAGCGCTGACCGTTGGAAGAACGATCGCGAAATCGATCGATGGTGAAACACAGCTTTGGCTGATTGATTATTTGCAGCAGGTGTATTGGACAAAAAGCCAGAATGCTCGATCGCTTCGTCTGCTCGAAAAAGCGAAGGAACAACTTCTGGCTTATGTTCAACCTCAACTGGTTTGGGAAGTGATGTGGATGGAGTTTTGTGCTCAACCGCACTGA
- a CDS encoding plastocyanin (similar to AA sequence:cyanobase_aa:LBDG_06780), with amino-acid sequence MKSIASAIRGLSLAFCAVLLIMGSLFLSAAPASADTVKVKMGGAKGLVFEPAVVTVKPGDTIQFDVGQLPPHNVIFDAAKVPGGNAELAASLSHKALEGAKKSFEVAIPADAPAGEYTYYCLPHRGAGMVGKVVVAG; translated from the coding sequence ATGAAATCGATCGCTTCTGCTATTCGGGGACTGTCCCTTGCTTTCTGTGCCGTCCTCCTGATTATGGGCAGCTTGTTCCTCTCTGCTGCTCCCGCTTCGGCAGATACCGTCAAGGTGAAGATGGGTGGCGCTAAGGGTTTAGTGTTTGAACCCGCAGTCGTAACCGTCAAGCCTGGAGACACCATCCAATTTGATGTCGGTCAATTGCCGCCGCACAACGTGATCTTCGATGCTGCAAAGGTTCCGGGTGGAAACGCAGAGTTGGCAGCGAGCCTGTCTCACAAAGCATTAGAAGGTGCGAAGAAGTCGTTTGAAGTCGCGATTCCCGCAGATGCTCCTGCTGGCGAATATACCTACTACTGCTTGCCTCACCGGGGCGCTGGTATGGTCGGTAAAGTTGTCGTCGCTGGTTAA
- a CDS encoding cytochrome c550 (similar to AA sequence:cyanobase_aa:LBDG_06760) codes for MLKRFLWLAVATVFFAFQVFAPSANAAELDAATRTVVKDANGGTTTLSLKQVKEGKRLFQYACAQCHAGGVTKTDPNVGLDPEALSLATPKRDNIDALVDYMKDPTSYDGTTSIAEVHPSLKSKDTFPEMRNLTDQDLVAIAGHILLQPKVVGDKWGGGKIYY; via the coding sequence ATGCTTAAAAGATTTCTTTGGCTTGCTGTTGCCACCGTCTTTTTTGCGTTTCAAGTGTTTGCACCGTCCGCGAACGCTGCGGAACTTGATGCTGCAACTCGCACTGTTGTAAAAGATGCCAACGGGGGAACAACGACCCTCTCGCTGAAGCAAGTAAAAGAAGGCAAACGCCTGTTTCAATACGCTTGTGCCCAATGTCATGCGGGCGGCGTAACCAAAACCGATCCGAACGTTGGACTTGATCCCGAAGCGCTGTCGCTGGCAACTCCGAAGCGCGATAATATCGATGCTCTGGTCGATTACATGAAAGACCCCACGAGCTACGACGGCACAACCTCGATCGCAGAAGTGCATCCGAGCCTCAAGAGCAAAGATACCTTCCCCGAAATGCGAAACCTGACCGATCAAGACTTAGTTGCGATCGCAGGTCACATTCTCCTCCAACCCAAAGTCGTTGGCGACAAATGGGGCGGCGGCAAAATCTACTACTAA
- a CDS encoding RHS Repeat family protein (similar to AA sequence:cyanobase_aa:LBDG_44050), giving the protein MQAGSLNLQGKAMFEAFVSYSRKDKFFVQRLHAALTQQDRKVWVDWQDIPLTAGWRQEIYNGIDASNNFIFILSPDSIGSTVCQEELERAIDSKRIVPIVWRDVDPSKVHPALAKLNWIFFRETDNFDQALKSLTTALDTDLDHVRAHTRFLTRALEWDQKRQEKSLLLSGRDLRNAEDWLVHAADELPAPVSLQRLYIQQSRQAETARQRKILLGVMVSAAIAIILAIAAGIGWFEANRQSIASRQQTLRAESESARLLSSSGQGFDALLTSLRAGIQLRQLGWENRPLSTRVVNALQESIHGVREQNRIVAHRDAVYSVSFSPDGQTVASASGDRTIKLWQLDSSLRQTLTGHGDKVYQVAFSPDGKTIASASGDRTIKLWNPDGQLRQTITGHRNTVYSVAFSPDNQRIASASADGTIKLWDQNGTLLQTLNAQSNSSPTVIAEDKTHDHSDLPSSNSSSEVRYVSFSPDSQMLVAASGNTIQLWNRSGKLLKTITGYNRPVLGVNFSPDGQLLAAASEDGTIQFWKPDGTLVARRFEGNVVHQVKFSPDGQICATAGGDTVLKLWNPDTTLLQAFQGHQDGLLDLSFSPDGSAIASASADGTVRIWQRNGISLQTLLGHQGDVYNAVFSPDDQILASVGADSLIKLWQRDGKLIKTLTGHTDLIHGAAFSPDGKVLATASWDKTAKLWSREGTLLSTLNGHTGRVFGVVFSPDGKIVVTSSGDGTIKLWDQSGKLLNTLRGHTDVVHNVSFSSDGQYMVSASHDKTVRLWSREGRMLKVFTGHTNWIHAVAFSPDGKTIVSASHDRTLKLWDLEGKLLQTLEGHTDKVLGVTFSPDGETIASSAADRTVRLWRRDGTTIAILRGHGDVVHGISFSADGKTLASTSNDNTVILWNLDNLNNLEGLITKGCNWLGAYLKHNPSVEESDRALCDRAA; this is encoded by the coding sequence ATGCAAGCTGGGTCACTAAATTTACAGGGAAAAGCCATGTTTGAAGCATTTGTCTCGTATTCTCGCAAGGACAAATTCTTTGTACAGCGGCTTCATGCTGCCCTAACCCAACAGGACCGAAAAGTATGGGTGGATTGGCAAGATATTCCGCTCACTGCTGGCTGGCGACAAGAAATCTACAACGGTATTGATGCCTCGAATAACTTCATTTTCATTCTCAGCCCCGACTCGATCGGTTCAACCGTTTGCCAAGAAGAGCTAGAGAGAGCGATCGACAGTAAGCGCATTGTCCCGATCGTCTGGCGGGATGTTGATCCCAGTAAAGTCCATCCCGCTCTTGCCAAGCTCAACTGGATCTTTTTTCGCGAAACGGACAACTTCGATCAGGCGCTGAAATCCCTAACCACTGCGCTCGATACCGATCTCGATCACGTCAGAGCGCATACTCGATTCCTCACTCGTGCCCTAGAGTGGGACCAAAAACGGCAGGAGAAAAGTCTACTGCTGAGCGGTCGAGATTTGAGAAACGCGGAAGACTGGTTGGTTCATGCAGCAGACGAGTTGCCCGCACCCGTTTCCTTGCAGCGACTGTACATCCAGCAAAGCCGTCAGGCGGAAACTGCACGTCAGCGGAAAATTCTGCTCGGCGTGATGGTGAGTGCCGCGATCGCAATCATTTTAGCGATCGCGGCAGGGATCGGATGGTTTGAAGCGAATCGCCAATCGATCGCCTCTAGACAGCAAACGCTGCGAGCAGAAAGCGAATCCGCCCGATTGCTCTCTTCCTCTGGACAAGGGTTTGACGCGCTTCTCACGAGCCTGAGAGCAGGCATTCAACTGCGGCAGTTGGGCTGGGAGAATCGTCCGCTCTCAACGCGAGTCGTCAATGCACTGCAAGAATCCATTCATGGTGTGCGAGAACAAAATCGCATTGTGGCTCATCGGGATGCGGTTTACAGCGTGAGTTTTAGTCCTGATGGTCAGACCGTTGCCTCTGCAAGTGGCGATCGCACAATTAAACTCTGGCAGCTCGATAGCTCCCTGCGACAAACGCTAACCGGACATGGAGATAAGGTCTATCAAGTCGCGTTTAGTCCAGATGGAAAAACGATCGCGTCTGCAAGTGGCGATCGCACAATTAAACTCTGGAATCCAGACGGTCAACTGCGGCAAACGATCACAGGACATCGCAACACCGTTTATAGTGTGGCGTTCAGTCCAGACAATCAAAGAATTGCCTCTGCAAGTGCGGACGGCACTATCAAGCTCTGGGATCAAAACGGCACCTTGTTGCAGACGTTGAACGCTCAGAGTAATTCTAGCCCCACTGTAATTGCCGAAGACAAAACACACGATCACTCCGATTTGCCCTCGTCTAATTCGTCGAGCGAGGTGCGCTATGTCAGTTTCAGTCCTGATAGTCAAATGCTGGTAGCGGCAAGTGGGAACACGATTCAACTTTGGAATCGATCGGGCAAGCTGCTGAAAACCATTACAGGCTACAACCGACCTGTTTTGGGGGTGAACTTTAGCCCCGATGGTCAGCTTCTTGCTGCCGCGAGTGAAGACGGCACGATTCAGTTTTGGAAGCCTGATGGAACCTTGGTCGCGAGACGCTTTGAAGGCAATGTAGTGCATCAGGTGAAATTCAGTCCCGATGGTCAGATTTGTGCAACCGCTGGTGGGGATACGGTGCTCAAGCTATGGAATCCTGATACTACTTTGCTGCAAGCGTTTCAAGGGCATCAAGACGGTTTGCTCGATCTTAGCTTTAGTCCCGATGGCAGCGCGATCGCGTCTGCGAGTGCGGATGGAACGGTTCGCATCTGGCAGCGCAACGGCATCTCGCTACAAACACTTTTAGGACATCAAGGGGACGTTTACAATGCGGTCTTCAGTCCCGACGATCAAATCCTTGCTTCTGTGGGTGCCGATAGCCTGATCAAGCTCTGGCAGCGAGATGGGAAATTGATCAAAACGCTAACGGGTCATACGGATTTGATTCATGGTGCGGCGTTCAGTCCCGATGGAAAAGTGCTAGCGACTGCCAGTTGGGACAAAACAGCAAAACTCTGGAGCCGCGAGGGGACGTTGCTCAGCACCTTGAATGGTCATACGGGACGAGTGTTTGGCGTGGTCTTTAGTCCCGATGGCAAGATCGTCGTCACCAGTAGCGGCGATGGCACCATCAAACTGTGGGATCAGAGCGGCAAGCTGCTGAATACCCTGCGTGGGCATACCGATGTGGTTCACAATGTCAGCTTCAGCTCCGATGGTCAGTATATGGTGTCTGCGAGTCATGACAAGACGGTGCGGCTCTGGAGTCGCGAAGGGCGGATGCTGAAAGTCTTTACAGGACATACGAACTGGATTCATGCGGTTGCCTTTAGTCCCGATGGAAAAACGATCGTGAGTGCTAGTCACGATCGCACATTGAAGCTTTGGGATCTAGAGGGCAAGCTGTTGCAAACCTTGGAGGGTCATACTGATAAAGTGCTGGGCGTGACTTTCAGCCCGGATGGAGAAACGATCGCGTCCTCTGCTGCGGATCGAACAGTGCGGCTGTGGCGTAGGGATGGAACGACGATCGCGATTTTGCGAGGACATGGCGACGTAGTTCACGGCATTAGCTTTAGTGCTGATGGCAAAACGCTTGCCTCTACTAGCAATGACAATACGGTGATTCTGTGGAATCTGGATAATCTCAACAATCTAGAGGGGTTGATTACGAAAGGGTGCAATTGGTTGGGCGCGTACTTGAAGCACAATCCGAGCGTTGAGGAAAGCGATCGTGCACTTTGCGATCGTGCTGCTTGA
- a CDS encoding hypothetical protein (similar to AA sequence:cyanobase_aa:LBDG_52860) has protein sequence MSEPPRSEQNIFSEVAKAVLGSQFDDFRNLAVSAQTNLLKLIQGEVDDISFQGRNLVKDDLQVKEIEIQTDQISVDPLSILLGKVRLNESIDSHIHLVLSENNLNQNMNSDYVLGFLKPIGLNVEGEINSLELQPPFTIKLLDNNKMRFTGNAAIRTIKDTQKLAFTAVVSPRTDTQPVRMETFCCTPDDGQSIPFMISLMQWMNSLISQPYLEFGGIAFQVKKLAIENKELVTDIEIHAAQIPDL, from the coding sequence ATGTCTGAGCCACCTCGGTCTGAACAGAATATCTTTTCTGAAGTTGCCAAAGCGGTTCTAGGATCACAGTTTGACGATTTTAGAAATCTTGCAGTGTCGGCTCAAACAAACTTGCTTAAATTGATACAAGGCGAAGTTGATGACATTTCGTTTCAGGGTCGCAACTTAGTTAAGGACGATCTTCAGGTTAAGGAAATCGAAATTCAGACGGATCAAATCTCAGTCGATCCGCTCAGTATTTTGCTTGGAAAAGTTCGGTTGAATGAATCGATCGATAGCCATATTCACTTGGTTCTATCGGAAAATAATCTGAATCAAAACATGAATTCAGATTATGTTTTAGGCTTCTTAAAACCGATCGGATTGAATGTAGAAGGCGAAATCAATTCATTAGAATTACAGCCTCCATTTACGATCAAATTGCTTGATAATAATAAGATGCGTTTCACTGGAAATGCTGCAATTCGGACAATAAAAGATACACAAAAATTGGCATTCACCGCCGTAGTTTCCCCAAGAACAGACACTCAACCTGTTCGCATGGAAACCTTTTGCTGTACCCCTGATGACGGTCAATCCATTCCCTTCATGATCTCTCTGATGCAGTGGATGAACAGCTTGATCAGTCAGCCTTATCTTGAATTTGGAGGCATCGCTTTTCAAGTCAAAAAACTTGCGATCGAGAACAAAGAATTAGTCACTGACATCGAGATTCACGCGGCTCAAATCCCTGATTTATAA
- a CDS encoding cytochrome c-550-like protein (similar to AA sequence:cyanobase_aa:LBDG_06770) codes for MLVQAIRSILIFCVASILWGGFSLPAYARVDPYIRQYLQVSDPVPVAINDRGETRLFSYENMLEGKNLFELHCASCHVGGSTLPNPSVSLSLEALKQAMPPRDTVEQLVAFMRHPMSYDGTEELLLCREVPESWLAQSEVENLAGFILRAAEKAKGWGSTNL; via the coding sequence ATGTTGGTACAAGCTATTCGATCGATTTTGATCTTCTGTGTTGCTTCTATCCTTTGGGGAGGGTTCAGCCTTCCTGCGTATGCCAGGGTTGATCCGTATATCAGACAGTATTTACAAGTTTCTGATCCGGTTCCGGTTGCGATCAACGATCGAGGCGAAACTCGGTTGTTCTCCTACGAGAATATGCTCGAAGGCAAAAACTTATTTGAGCTGCACTGCGCGTCCTGTCACGTCGGCGGCTCAACGTTGCCGAACCCCTCAGTTTCGCTGTCGTTAGAGGCGCTAAAACAAGCCATGCCACCACGAGATACCGTTGAGCAATTGGTAGCGTTTATGCGGCATCCGATGAGCTACGACGGGACTGAAGAGTTGTTGTTGTGTCGGGAAGTTCCAGAGTCTTGGCTGGCGCAGTCTGAAGTCGAGAATTTGGCAGGATTTATTTTGCGTGCGGCTGAAAAGGCAAAAGGGTGGGGAAGCACGAATCTTTAA
- a CDS encoding acetyl-CoA carboxylase, carboxyl transferase, beta subunit (similar to AA sequence:cyanobase_aa:LBDG_06750): MSLFDWFANRRKSETKVSPAQEREIADGLWKKCEMCGVLTYTKDLRANQMVCLECNHHLRVFSPERIRQLIDADTWVAIDEQIQPTDPLKFRARKSYSDYLRDTQEKTKLTEAVQTGIGQLDGCQVALGVMDFRFIGGSMGSVVGEKLTRLIERATQQRLPVVIVCASGGARMQEGMLSLMQMAKISGALQRHRESRLLYIPVLTHPTTGGVTASFAMLGDIILAEPKAMIAFAGRRVIEQNLRQKLPDDFQTAEYLLNHGFVDAIVPRTQLKKTLAQLIRLHQPVVPTAHGVQIPGIKTFTSAPD, from the coding sequence ATGTCTTTATTCGATTGGTTCGCGAATCGGCGTAAATCCGAGACTAAAGTTTCCCCCGCACAAGAGCGCGAAATCGCAGATGGTCTTTGGAAAAAGTGCGAGATGTGCGGAGTGTTGACTTATACCAAAGATTTAAGAGCGAATCAGATGGTTTGCCTGGAGTGCAATCATCACCTGCGTGTCTTTAGTCCAGAGCGAATTCGGCAATTGATCGATGCGGATACTTGGGTCGCGATCGATGAACAGATTCAACCGACTGATCCGCTAAAATTCCGCGCCCGCAAATCTTATAGTGATTATCTCCGCGACACTCAGGAGAAAACGAAGCTAACTGAAGCCGTTCAAACGGGAATTGGTCAACTCGACGGCTGCCAGGTTGCGTTAGGCGTGATGGACTTCCGCTTTATCGGTGGCAGTATGGGATCGGTCGTTGGTGAAAAACTCACTCGCTTAATTGAACGAGCCACCCAACAGCGGCTTCCAGTTGTGATTGTTTGTGCTTCCGGTGGCGCGAGAATGCAGGAAGGCATGTTGAGCCTGATGCAAATGGCAAAGATTTCTGGAGCACTTCAACGCCACCGAGAAAGCCGTTTACTTTACATTCCGGTCTTGACTCATCCAACGACTGGAGGCGTAACCGCGAGTTTTGCCATGTTGGGAGATATTATTTTGGCAGAACCGAAAGCGATGATTGCGTTCGCAGGAAGACGAGTCATCGAACAGAACTTGCGCCAGAAGTTGCCAGACGATTTTCAAACTGCGGAATATTTGCTGAATCATGGATTTGTCGATGCGATCGTACCTCGCACCCAACTGAAGAAAACCCTGGCACAACTCATCCGCCTGCATCAGCCCGTGGTTCCAACCGCTCATGGCGTTCAGATTCCAGGAATAAAAACCTTTACTTCAGCCCCCGATTAG